In Erinaceus europaeus chromosome 10, mEriEur2.1, whole genome shotgun sequence, one DNA window encodes the following:
- the GPR21 gene encoding probable G-protein coupled receptor 21, whose product MNFTLDGNESSHPFCLLAFGYLETVNFCLLEVSIIVFLTVLIISGNIIVICVFHCAPLLNHHTTSYFIHTMAYADLLVGVSCLVPSLSLLHHSLPVEESLTCQVFGFVVSVLKSVSMASLACISIDRYIAITKPLTYNTLVTPWRLRLCIFLIWLYSTLVFLPSFFHWGKPGYHGDVFQWCAVSWHTDPYFTLFIVMMLYAPAAFIVCFTYFNIFRICQQHTKEISERQARFSSQSGEAGEVQAYSDKRYAMVLFRITSVFYILWLPYIIYFLLESSTGHSNRFASFLTTWLAISNSFCNCVIYSLSNSVFQRGLKRLSGAMCTSCASQTIAKDPYAVRSKGPLNRCHV is encoded by the coding sequence ATGAACTTCACCTTGGATGGTAATGAGAGCAGCCACCCTTTTTGTCTCTTGGCATTTGGCTATTTGGAAACTGTCAATTTTTGCCTTTTGGAAGTGTCAATTATTGTCTTTCTAACTGTATTGATTATTTCTGGGAACATCATTGTGATTTGTGTATTCCACTGTGCACCTTTGTTGAATCATCACACTACAAGTTATTTTATTCATACTATGGCATATGCTGACCTCTTGGTTGGGGTAAGCTGCCTGGTACCGTCTTTATCACTCCTCCACCACTCCCTTCCAGTAGAGGAGTCTTTGACTTGTCAAGTGTTTGGTTTTGTAGTCTCAGTTCTGAAGAGTGTCTCCATGGCCTCACTGGCCTGTATCAGCATTGACAGATACATTGCCATCACTAAACCTTTAACCTACAATACACTGGTTACACCGTGGAGACTACGCCTCTGCATTTTCTTGATTTGGCTGTACTCCACCCTGgttttcctgccttccttttttcACTGGGGCAAACCTGGATATCATGGAGACGTGTTTCAGTGGTGTGCCGTGTCCTGGCACACTGACCCTTACTTCACTCTGTTCATCGTGATGATGTTATATGCCCCAGCGGCCTTTATTGTGTGCTTCACCTATTTCAACATCTTCCGCATCTGCCAACAGCACACAAAGGAAATCAGCGAAAGACAAGCCCGCTTCAGCAGCCAGAGTGGGGAGGCTGGGGAGGTGCAGGCCTATTCAGATAAGCGCTATGCCATGGTCTTGTTCCGAATTACTAGTGTATTTTATATCCTCTGGCTGCCGTACATCATCTACTTCTTATTGGAGAGCTCCACTGGCCATAGCAACCGCTTCGCGTCCTTCTTGACCACCTGGCTTGCTATTAGTAACAGTTTCTGCAACTGTGTCATTTATAGTCTCTCCAACAGCGTCTTCCAAAGAGGACTAAAACGCCTCTCAGGGGCCATGTGTACTTCTTGTGCAAGTCAGACTATAgccaaggatccttatgcagttagAAGCAAAGGTCCCCTAAATAGATGCCATGTCTGA